Proteins from a genomic interval of Quercus robur chromosome 9, dhQueRobu3.1, whole genome shotgun sequence:
- the LOC126699041 gene encoding uncharacterized protein LOC126699041, whose amino-acid sequence MDPTPTHRCTVQRPFFLLHPTHHHHHHHHHLCRHHHHHFLCFCPHHPQHHHHHFNGHPHLCPALISSFPRNPEASNPVPLPNHSNLETSASGCEQSYATANLMLQEQEHEGLEEEDDDEPVFVLTDEWREFFAKSEAKRKLAKKQAKKMGRNK is encoded by the exons ATGGATCCTACTCCTACACATAGATGCACGGTTCAGCGgccattctttcttcttcatcccacgcaccatcaccaccaccaccaccaccacctctgccgccaccatcaccaccacttCTTATGTTTCTGTCCCCACCATccccaacaccaccaccaccactttaATGGTCACCCCCATCTATGCCCCGCTCTTATTTCATCTTTTCCTCGAAACCCAGAAGCTTCAAATCCTGTTCCTCTGCCAAACCATTCCAATTTGGAGACTTCTGCTTCTGGCTGTGAACAATCTTATGCCACTGCCAATCT GATGTTACAAGAACAGGAGCATGAAGGATTagaagaggaagatgatgatgaaCCAGTTTTTGTTCTGACTGATGAATGGAGGGAATTCTTTGCAAAATCCGAAGCAAAGAGGAAATTAG CAAAGAAGCAGGCTAAGAAGATGGGAAGAAATAAATAG
- the LOC126699040 gene encoding GTP cyclohydrolase 1, producing MGALDEGPLDLELENGVKLGSIDLGFEEEPETIAIEDAVRVLLHGLGEDVNREGLKKTPFRVAKALREGTKGYRQKVKEIVQGALFPEAGLDNGVGHAGGAGGLVIVRDLDLFSYCESCMLPFQVKCHVGYVPSGQRVVGLSKLSRVADVFAKRLQEPQRLADEVCSALHHGINPAGVAVILQCFHIHFPNLESVFLDSNNQSWVKVLVRSGSGVFENDTAEAWIDFLNLLQFRGINVEKARRRDSSDQFWCPSQSFSGEKTSSNNELANPGMDAAVASILRSLGEDPLRKELLGTPCRFLKWLMNFQNSKLGMKLNGFVFGRMDLLKPNGEVTQSEKHIHSELNLSFWSQCEHHLLPFHGVVHVGYFCSEGFNPIGKSLLQSIVHFYGFKLQVQERLTRQIAETVSSLLGGDVMVVVEANHTCMISRGIEKFGSSTATIAALGRFSTDPAARAMFLQSIPSTFTT from the exons ATGGGCGCTTTGGATGAAGGGCCCTTGGATTTGGAGCTTGAGAATGGAGTGAAACTGGGTTCCATTGACCTGGGATTTGAGGAAGAGCCAGAGACTATAGCCATTGAAGATGCTGTCAGAGTTCTATTGCATGGTTTAGGGGAGGATGTTAATAGAGAGGGTCTCAAGAAGACCCCTTTTCGTGTTGCCAAGGCACTTCGTGAAGGAACCAAAG GTTATAGACAAAAGGTAAAGGAAATTGTCCAGGGTGCTTTATTCCCTGAAGCTGGTCTGGATAATGGGGTTGGTCATGCTGGAGGTGCAGGTGGACTCGTGATTGTTCGAGATCTTGACCTCTTCTCATACTGTGAGTCATGCATGCTTCCATTCCAGGTCAAGTGTCATGTGGGTTATGTCCCTTCTGGTCAACGAGTTGTAGGCTTAAGCAAGCTTTCCCGAGTAGCTGATGTATTTGCAAAACGACTCCAAGAACCTCAGCGTCTGGCAGATGAAGTTTGTTCAGCTTTGCACCATGGGATTAACCCAGCAGGTGTTGCTGTCATTCTCCAATGTTTTCACATCCACTTCCCTAACTTGGAATCTGTCTTTCTTGACTCAAATAACCAAAGTTGGGTAAAGGTTCTGGTTCGTTCAGGTtctggggtttttgaaaatgatACTGCCGAAGCGTGGATTGATTTTTTGAATCTTCTGCAATTTAGAGGCATAAATGTGGAAAAAGCTCGTCGGAGAGACTCAAGTGATCAATTTTGGTGCCCATCCCAATCTTTCTCAGGTGAGAAAACTTCCTCCAACAATGAACTGGCCAACCCAGGGATGGATGCTGCAGTAGCTTCAATTCTCAGGTCTTTGGGTGAGGACCCATTGAGGAAAGAGCTTTTAGGAACCCCTTGCCGATTTTTGAAGTGGCTGATGAACTTCCAAAATAGTAAATTGGGGATGAAGCTAAATGGCTTTGTGTTTGGTAGGATGGATTTGCTAAAACCCAATGGGGAAGTCACCCAGAGTGAAAAACATATCCATTCTGAGCTAAACTTGTCATTCTGGTCTCAATGTGAGCATCATTTACTTCCTTTTCATGGTGTTGTCCATGTAGGATATTTTTGTAGTGAAGGATTTAATCCCATTGGAAAATCCTTGTTACAGTCAATAGTGCATTTTTATGGTTTCAAGCTCCAAGTACAGGAAAGACTCACCAGGCAGATTGCAGAGACTGTTTCATCATTGTTAGGTGGAGATGTAATGGTAGTTGTGGAGGCTAACCACACCTGTATGATATCTAGAGGGATTGAGAAGTTTGGAAGTAGTACAGCTACTATTGCTGCATTGGGTCGATTTTCAACTGACCCTGCTGCAAGGGCTATGTTTTTGCAGAGCATTCCAAGCACTTTCACCACTTGA
- the LOC126701192 gene encoding uncharacterized protein LOC126701192, with the protein MPSRGQMKEVVKKTGWNLMEEAKFLPPFDKCPTLNHYLVMNIIAWNCREALKPSFQNHVRQLVHNHDPAIMIIMETHIGGERARDIIDKLPFDEAIYTDTIGFAGGLWLLWNSDRVQVNQLALLEQEIHVLVKVLMEGDKFGGRSISSSRSLLFKECLDHCSMVDMRFVGPRFTWTNRRNICALIQKRIDRFFANPSWYALHPDARVTHLTRYPSNSKVFGYRIYRFRDLSWRHGVGLDHSRNPLRISLGKLRIGTQIILAIFFGKKKRVMARLNGIQKAIATHPSHSLLELEKVLHKDLNTLLDQEEELWVQKSRINRLIEGDRNTTFHHMSTIVRRRRNKISCIKNDMGE; encoded by the exons ATGCCAAGCAGAGGCCAGATGAAAGAAGTGGTGAAGAAGACCGGATGGAATTTGATGGAGGAAGCGAAATTCCTACCTCCATTTGATAAGTGCCCGACCCTTAACCACTATTTAGTCATGAATATTATTGCATGGAATTGCAGGGAAGCATTAAAGCCCTCTTTTCAAAATCATGTTAGGCAACTGGTGCACAATCATGATCCAGCCATTATGATCATTATGGAGACCCACATTGGGGGTGAGCGAGCCAGAGATATCATTGACAAACTTCCTTTTGACGAGGCCATCTACACAGACACTATTGGGTTTGCTGGTGGTCTTTGGCTTCTGTGGAATTCAGACAGAGTTCAAGTTAATCAGTTGGctttgttggagcaagaaatcCATGTTTTGGTTAAG GTTCTTATGGAAGGGGATAAATTTGGGGGAAGGAGCATTAGTTCTAGTAGGTCCCTTCTTTTCAAAGAATGCCTTGATCATTGTTCTATGGTTGATATGAGATTTGTTGGGCCTCGATTTACTTGGACAAATAGAAGGAATATTTGTGCTCTCATCCAAAAAAGGATTGACCGTTTCTTTGCTAATCCTAGCTGGTATGCCTTGCACCCGGATGCTAGAGTTACTCACCTCACTAGAT ACCCTTCAAATTCCAAAGTTTTTGGCTATCGGATTTATCGTTTCCGGGATTTGTCATGGAGGCATGGGGTAGGGCTAGACCACTCTAGGAATCCATTAAGAATTTCTCTAGGAAAGCTACGGATTGGAACACAAATCATTTTGGCaatattttttgggaaaaagaaaagagttatgGCTCGACTCAATGGCATCCAAAAAGCCATAGCTACACACCCTTCGCATTCATTGCTTGAGTTGGAGAAAGTTTTGCATAAAGATCTTAATACCCTCTTAGACCAAGAGGAGGAGTTGTGGGTGCAGAAATCTCGTATTAATCGGCTGATTGAGGGTGATCGTAATACGACCTTTCACCATATGTCCACTATTGTTAGGAGAAGGCGCAACAAAATCTCTTGCATTAAGAATGATATGGGGGAGTGA
- the LOC126701193 gene encoding uncharacterized protein LOC126701193 — protein sequence MGFNFLHAKLMGLWKPAGESTWFPSVAVWVRLYELPIEYYEVEVLQQIGGNSASLDMHTTTEARGRYARICVQVDISKPLITSVRIGQRNQPVVYEGVSKLCFSCGWLGHRKETCQYTIKPPSPPPKESKVLNDAKITSQTPTMSEAQTKAQTKDHNSLDSVDSDASFGPQMVVSRKRNDNKRVKQNSPSSLPGNGKTHHQEKQIEPLKNSSVKKVWAGPSKVKESNGKRKAELDLIISPTLSTSPLDEHLTTFLSGLVSTSSGQNPIESMGRSSKDLNKHEPKTNSVKGKKEFAHNKALLPTYITAASDKATFILAASDKTSFSTPTDWSTSISKLRTKLNGEFKFGAKPNNKMGNQRGRVDCGDFEGDCRGNPSLPNTPMG from the exons ATGGGGTTTAACTTCCTACATGCGAAGCTTATGGGACTTTGGAAGCCAGCAGGAGAGTCGACATG GTTCCCCTCGGTAGCGGTCTGGGTAAGACTCTATGAGTTACCCATCGAATACTATGAGGTGGAAGTCCTCCAACAAATAGGTGGGAATAGTGCTTCGTTGGATATGCACACTACAACGGAGGCTAGGGGCCGATATGCACGTATTTGTGTACAGGTTGACATTAGTAAACCTCTAATCACCTCGGTCCGCATCGGGCAACGTAACCAACCAGTCGTTTATGAAGGAGTTAGCAAGTTATGCTTCTCCTGCGGTTGGCTAGGCCACCGAAAAGAGACGTGCCAATATACCATCAAGCCTCCGTCACCGCCACCGAAAGAATCCAAGGTGCTAAACGACGCTAAAATTACAAGTCAAACACCAACTATGTCTGAGGCGCAAACAAAGGCTCAAACCAAGGATCATAATTCCTTGGATAGCGTGGACTCTGACGCCTCCTTTGGTCCTCAGATGGTGGTTTCACGTAAAAGGAACGACAACAAAAGGGTTAAGCAAAATAGCCCGAGCTCACTGCCTGGTAATGGAAAGACTCACCATCAAGAAAAGCAAATAGAGCCGTTAAAGAATTCTAGTGTTAAAAAGGTTTGGGCTGGGCCAAGCAAAGTTAAAGAATCGAATGGGAAAAGGAAAGCCGAACTCGATTTGATTATAAGCCCAACCTTGAGTACTTCCCCTCTGGATGAACATTTAACCACCTTCTTAAGTGGGTTAGTATCTACGAGTTCAGGACAGAATCCTATAGAGAGTATGGGCCGATCCAGCAAAGATTTGAACAAACATGAGCCCAAAACTAATTCTGTCAAGGGTAAAAAGGAGTTTGCGCATAATAAGGCATTACTACCAACTTATATCACTGCTGCATCAGATAAAGCAACTTTTATCCTTGCCGCTTCAGACAAAACAAGCTTCTCCACTCCCACCGACTGGTCTACAAGCATCTCTAAACTTCGAACTAAGCTGAATGGAGAGTTCAAATTCGGTGCAAAGCCAAACAACAAAATGGGCAATCAACGTGGACGGGTTGATTGTGGAGATTTCGAAGGTGATTGTAGAGGAAATCCGAGCTTACCCAACACGCCCATGGGATAG